From Acidianus brierleyi:
AGCTTGTGAAATAAATGGATATTTGCCTTGTATTGAAGGACCCTTCTTAGAAGTGAGTAAAATTGTGGATTAAAGGAAAAGCATTCATAAAAGATAATATTGAAGACTGTTGTATAGAATTTGATAGAAAAATAAAACAGATAAAAAAGGATTGTAAACCAGATATTTCTTTTAATTCTAGCTCATTGATTTTGCCTGGATCTCTAGACATGCATGTACATACTAGAGGTATGTTATTGTCATATAAAGAAGATATAATTACAGCGACTTCTGAAGCAGCGTATGGAGGAGTAACAACTATAGTAGATATGCCAAACACTAAGCCTTACATAAATACCCATGAAAGAGTATTATCTAGACTTAGAGAATTTGAGAATTATTCAAGAACAGATTATGGAATATATTCCGGAGTAACCGATGATAATAGAGTAGACGAAGATCCCATAGCAGGATATAAAATATTCCCTGAAGACCTAGAAAAACCTGAATTAAAATCAATATTATCATCAAAAAGACTCAAAATAATACATCCAGAAATTCCTATCTCTAACAATAGTTTCAGAAATTTGAGGGAAATGTGGCAAGAACTTGCGTCTCTCTATTTTGTACAAGGCAAAATTCATGTTACACATGCTACTAATTATAATACAATAGAATTAGCTAAAAAATTTGGATTTAC
This genomic window contains:
- the pyrC gene encoding dihydroorotase, with the translated sequence MWIKGKAFIKDNIEDCCIEFDRKIKQIKKDCKPDISFNSSSLILPGSLDMHVHTRGMLLSYKEDIITATSEAAYGGVTTIVDMPNTKPYINTHERVLSRLREFENYSRTDYGIYSGVTDDNRVDEDPIAGYKIFPEDLEKPELKSILSSKRLKIIHPEIPISNNSFRNLREMWQELASLYFVQGKIHVTHATNYNTIELAKKFGFTVDFTPHHLLVSGEKDCLSKVNPPIRDKTEQNKLIRALFEADTIVSDHAPHTSKEKNMPYEICPPGIAAVSFTTPFVYTMFKKGIISLQRAVELVSKNPAKILGVNLGEIKEDKIANFTIISFNDWRYHTKFSKVLETPLDEFPLEANILTTIVEGKIAYDGEEVYPIRGVNIFDKSGNT